From the genome of Deinococcus sp. AJ005, one region includes:
- a CDS encoding ComF family protein, translating into MLTGLWRTLLPRACPGCGAQLGQEVGLCRACRAGLHAHVESHSPLRPRPEPHLVTLGRYRGVGRRAVRALKFGGARELAGVLGEALAAGVPGNWAIGAVIPVPLHPSRQRQRGYNQAELLAREVARCLDTVYVDALSRTRATRQQARQQAAGRNEMAGAFAVRPGGSLPGPLLLIDDVMTSGSTLIACQDALYEAGAGEIYVAVIAR; encoded by the coding sequence ATGTTGACTGGACTGTGGCGAACCCTGCTTCCTCGCGCCTGCCCTGGCTGCGGCGCGCAACTGGGCCAGGAGGTGGGGCTGTGCCGCGCGTGCCGGGCTGGACTGCACGCCCATGTCGAGTCGCACAGTCCACTCCGCCCGCGTCCTGAGCCGCATCTGGTCACCTTGGGCCGTTACCGGGGTGTGGGCCGCCGCGCCGTCCGCGCCCTGAAATTCGGCGGGGCGCGTGAGTTGGCCGGGGTACTGGGCGAGGCGCTGGCAGCAGGCGTTCCAGGGAACTGGGCCATCGGCGCGGTTATTCCTGTTCCACTACATCCTTCCCGCCAGCGCCAGCGTGGTTACAATCAGGCTGAATTGCTGGCCCGCGAGGTGGCCCGCTGCCTGGACACTGTCTATGTGGACGCTCTGAGCCGCACCCGCGCCACACGTCAGCAGGCCCGCCAGCAGGCCGCCGGGCGCAACGAGATGGCCGGAGCGTTCGCGGTCAGACCGGGGGGAAGTCTGCCCGGTCCCCTGCTGTTAATCGATGATGTGATGACATCCGGGAGTACGCTCATTGCGTGTCAGGACGCCCTGTATGAGGCGGGTGCAGGGGAAATTTACGTGGCTGTGATCGCCCGCTGA
- a CDS encoding methylglyoxal synthase has protein sequence MTAPIPTATSRQVALIAHDKKKLELAMFALAHRDILSRFHLVATGTTGTILHKQTGLEVERVLSGPLGGDQQIGARLAEERVLAVFFFRDPLTAQPHEPDVSALMRLCDVHDIPLATNPASAQALMLWLREQIDVSA, from the coding sequence ATGACCGCACCCATTCCCACGGCGACTTCACGGCAGGTGGCCCTGATCGCGCACGACAAGAAGAAGCTGGAACTGGCCATGTTCGCGCTGGCCCATCGCGACATCCTCTCGCGCTTCCATCTGGTGGCGACAGGAACCACCGGGACCATCCTGCACAAGCAGACGGGGCTGGAGGTAGAGCGGGTGCTGTCCGGGCCACTCGGGGGGGACCAGCAGATCGGCGCGCGGCTGGCTGAGGAACGGGTGCTGGCGGTCTTCTTCTTCCGTGACCCCCTGACCGCCCAGCCCCACGAACCGGATGTCAGCGCCCTGATGCGCCTGTGCGACGTGCATGACATCCCGCTGGCGACCAATCCCGCCAGCGCCCAAGCATTGATGCTGTGGCTGCGCGAACAGATTGACGTCTCTGCCTGA
- a CDS encoding YbjN domain-containing protein, translating to MNKKIFLASALLLSLSGAALAGGAGAPVTGANAQVQAATPTAIAAALREAGYKVTLNPTDPDSDPSMTVNTGDYEVDVWLSGCKAGICSRATASSYWDYSDDEGSLDTELTNDWNGNYYTQAYVYEGSYYLDSTIPIRGGYTKAALKAWMVDYLDDVSAFEEELP from the coding sequence ATGAACAAAAAAATATTTCTGGCTAGCGCGCTTCTGCTGTCCCTCTCCGGCGCGGCCCTGGCAGGCGGGGCGGGCGCACCCGTAACGGGCGCAAATGCCCAGGTCCAAGCGGCCACCCCCACCGCCATCGCCGCCGCCCTGCGTGAGGCGGGGTACAAGGTCACCCTGAACCCCACGGACCCCGACAGCGATCCCAGCATGACCGTGAATACCGGCGATTACGAGGTAGACGTGTGGCTCAGCGGCTGCAAGGCGGGCATCTGCTCGCGCGCCACGGCCAGCTCTTACTGGGACTACAGCGACGACGAAGGCAGCCTGGACACCGAGCTGACCAACGACTGGAACGGCAATTACTACACCCAGGCTTACGTCTACGAGGGATCGTATTATCTGGACAGCACCATCCCGATTCGGGGCGGCTACACCAAGGCCGCGCTGAAAGCCTGGATGGTGGACTATCTGGACGACGTCTCGGCCTTCGAGGAAGAATTGCCCTGA
- a CDS encoding bifunctional nicotinamide-nucleotide adenylyltransferase/Nudix hydroxylase produces MSEPDPSSAGGTTPRDPALVSPPTRRKRTFGVYIGRFEPPHAAHLLVMLEALKSVQKLIVVIGSARAARNPKNPFTADERQDVITAMLLEAGIARARLLFVHVRDYYYNEALWLSEVQRGVQHFTRGSSDVALIGHVKDDSSYYLRSFPAWEFIPSHVVSPLSATDVRRAYFGGHLDTVRDMVPPAVHAFLEGFHTTPEYAELRAEYDHLREYRAAWADAPFPPVFVTADAVVTRSGHVLLVKRGGMPGRGRLAMPGGFLEQHETLLDCAVREAHEETGLGAGVDLRASLRGSAVFDYPERSLRGRTVTHAFHFDLGIGQLPRLQGGSDAADALWMPLGEALSSPELFFEDHHAIIENFLMRG; encoded by the coding sequence ATGTCAGAACCCGATCCTTCTTCTGCTGGAGGCACAACTCCCCGTGATCCCGCCCTGGTTTCGCCGCCTACGCGCCGCAAACGCACCTTTGGCGTGTATATCGGGCGCTTTGAGCCGCCGCACGCCGCGCACCTGCTGGTCATGCTGGAGGCATTGAAAAGCGTGCAGAAGCTGATCGTGGTGATTGGCTCGGCCCGCGCGGCGCGTAATCCCAAGAATCCGTTCACCGCCGACGAGCGCCAGGACGTCATCACGGCCATGCTGCTGGAGGCCGGGATCGCCCGCGCGCGGCTGCTGTTCGTACATGTGCGCGACTACTATTACAACGAGGCGTTGTGGCTTTCCGAGGTGCAGCGCGGCGTGCAGCACTTCACGCGCGGCAGCAGCGATGTGGCGCTGATCGGGCACGTCAAGGACGACAGCAGCTATTACCTGCGCTCGTTTCCGGCCTGGGAGTTCATTCCCAGCCATGTGGTCAGCCCGCTGAGCGCCACCGACGTGCGCCGGGCGTATTTTGGGGGCCATCTGGACACGGTGCGCGACATGGTGCCCCCTGCCGTCCACGCCTTTCTGGAGGGCTTTCATACCACTCCCGAATACGCCGAACTGCGCGCCGAGTATGACCATCTGCGCGAGTACCGGGCGGCCTGGGCCGACGCCCCTTTTCCACCCGTATTCGTGACCGCCGACGCCGTCGTGACGCGCAGCGGCCATGTGCTGCTGGTGAAGCGCGGCGGGATGCCGGGACGGGGCCGCCTCGCCATGCCCGGCGGCTTTTTGGAGCAACACGAGACTCTGCTGGACTGTGCCGTGCGCGAGGCCCATGAGGAAACCGGCCTGGGCGCGGGCGTCGATTTGCGGGCTAGCTTACGCGGCAGCGCCGTCTTCGACTACCCGGAACGCAGCCTGCGAGGGCGCACCGTGACCCACGCCTTCCACTTCGATCTGGGCATCGGCCAGTTGCCGCGGCTTCAGGGCGGAAGCGACGCCGCCGACGCGCTGTGGATGCCGCTGGGCGAGGCGCTGTCTTCCCCTGAACTGTTCTTCGAGGACCACCACGCGATCATCGAGAATTTTCTGATGCGCGGCTAG
- a CDS encoding alpha/beta hydrolase, with protein MESFPPPDLELLEDVPFSAHGLKLDILRSRIRSAEPVPAVLHLHGGAWVMFGKWPAANVFLARAGFVTVSADYRLAPGATFPAQLDDVRATVRWLRAQALKLGIDPQRIGAWGVSAGAHLAGLLGTAAEAELENPDAEHSARVQAVGNVSGVMDFLDPAFNVGPQHLPLFGAPQAQRLELAALASPVTHAGADAPPFLHLHGTHDDEVPVSQARRMHAALQKAGAKSELVELDGDHYINDTHQVGVEARLLAFFYRELGHTPT; from the coding sequence GTGGAATCCTTCCCGCCGCCCGATCTGGAACTGCTTGAGGATGTGCCGTTCAGCGCCCACGGCCTGAAGCTGGACATCCTCCGTTCCAGAATCAGAAGTGCTGAACCTGTTCCCGCTGTCCTGCACCTACACGGCGGGGCCTGGGTGATGTTCGGCAAATGGCCCGCGGCCAATGTGTTTCTGGCGCGGGCCGGGTTCGTGACTGTCAGTGCGGATTACCGCCTCGCACCGGGGGCCACTTTTCCAGCGCAGCTTGATGACGTGCGGGCGACGGTGCGTTGGCTGAGGGCGCAGGCTTTAAAACTTGGGATTGATCCACAGCGCATTGGCGCGTGGGGCGTCAGCGCCGGGGCGCATCTGGCAGGGCTGCTGGGCACGGCGGCAGAGGCTGAACTGGAGAACCCGGACGCTGAACATTCCGCCCGCGTTCAGGCGGTGGGCAACGTCAGCGGCGTGATGGATTTCCTCGACCCAGCGTTCAATGTCGGGCCGCAACATCTGCCTCTCTTCGGTGCGCCGCAGGCCCAACGCCTGGAACTGGCCGCACTCGCCAGCCCAGTGACCCATGCCGGGGCCGACGCGCCGCCTTTCCTGCATCTGCACGGCACCCATGACGACGAGGTGCCCGTCTCGCAAGCCCGGCGGATGCACGCAGCCCTTCAGAAAGCCGGAGCCAAGAGTGAACTCGTCGAACTGGACGGCGATCACTACATCAACGACACACACCAGGTCGGGGTGGAAGCGCGGTTGCTGGCCTTCTTCTACCGGGAGCTAGGCCACACGCCAACCTGA
- a CDS encoding CoA-binding protein — MTLVQSNPEIVRVLTENKVIAVVGFHHDSAKPAFYVPEYMYRQGYSIIPVNPSLAARSESYFGQKAVATLAEIATPVDIVDVFRRSDKVPDHLEDILAMHPLPKVVWLQLGIRNDAVARELNARGIDVVQDRCLLADHRALL, encoded by the coding sequence TTGACCCTCGTGCAATCCAACCCGGAGATCGTCCGCGTCCTGACCGAAAACAAGGTGATCGCCGTGGTGGGCTTTCACCACGACAGCGCCAAGCCCGCCTTTTACGTCCCCGAGTACATGTACCGCCAGGGCTACAGCATCATCCCAGTCAATCCCTCGCTGGCGGCGCGCAGCGAGAGCTATTTTGGTCAGAAGGCGGTGGCGACGCTGGCCGAAATTGCCACTCCGGTGGATATCGTGGATGTGTTTCGCCGCAGCGACAAGGTGCCGGACCATCTGGAAGATATCCTGGCAATGCACCCGCTGCCCAAAGTGGTGTGGTTGCAACTGGGCATCCGCAACGACGCCGTGGCCCGCGAACTCAACGCGCGCGGCATCGACGTGGTGCAGGACCGCTGCCTGCTGGCCGATCACCGCGCCCTGCTGTAG
- the hemL gene encoding glutamate-1-semialdehyde 2,1-aminomutase — translation MTQTTSKTAQSEALFARARAVTPGGVNSPVRAFKSVGGTPRFIREAHGAYLTDADGTRYIDYIGSWGPMILGHDHPAVREAVADALQFGTSFGAPGEREVQLAELVTRLTGTDKVRFTSSGTEATMSALRLARGFTGRKLIVKFRGNYHGHADGLLVEAGSGLMTNLDGALGASAPSSAGVPAEYAALTLVSEYNDPAALDTLMAERGAEVAAVIFEPVVGNAGVLIPTPEFLAALHRVQGMGALLIADEVMTGFRLSLNGATGLLGLKPDLTCWGKIIGGGLPVGAYGGRGDVMDFVSPQGPVYQAGTLSGNPLAMAAGLATLRTLEADSGIYGRLENYTSQLADGLKTLAAEAGVAISVNQIGSMLTPFFQDAPHGSVRNYGQAARSDTQGFGRWFQGLLSRGIYWAPSQFESIFVSASHTGAELDATLEAARAAFADLNQTNLAAPEGVLP, via the coding sequence ATGACCCAGACGACTTCAAAAACTGCTCAATCCGAGGCACTGTTCGCCCGTGCCCGCGCCGTGACGCCGGGCGGCGTGAACAGCCCGGTGCGGGCCTTTAAGAGTGTGGGCGGCACGCCGCGCTTCATCCGTGAGGCCCACGGCGCGTACCTGACCGACGCCGACGGCACGCGCTACATCGACTACATCGGCTCGTGGGGGCCGATGATCCTGGGCCATGACCACCCGGCAGTGCGCGAGGCCGTTGCAGACGCTCTGCAATTCGGCACCAGTTTCGGCGCACCCGGCGAGCGCGAGGTCCAACTGGCCGAACTGGTCACGCGGCTGACGGGCACAGACAAGGTACGTTTTACCAGCAGCGGCACCGAGGCCACCATGAGCGCCCTGCGGCTGGCACGCGGTTTTACGGGCCGCAAGCTGATCGTGAAGTTCCGGGGCAACTACCACGGCCACGCCGACGGCCTGCTGGTGGAAGCAGGCAGCGGCCTGATGACCAACCTGGATGGGGCTTTGGGCGCATCCGCCCCCAGCAGCGCGGGCGTGCCAGCCGAATACGCCGCCCTGACTCTGGTGAGCGAGTACAACGATCCGGCGGCGCTGGACACACTGATGGCCGAGCGCGGCGCAGAGGTGGCCGCCGTGATCTTCGAGCCGGTGGTAGGGAATGCCGGGGTGCTGATTCCCACCCCCGAATTCCTGGCTGCCCTGCACCGCGTTCAGGGCATGGGCGCGCTGCTGATCGCCGACGAGGTGATGACGGGCTTCCGCCTAAGCCTGAACGGGGCGACGGGCTTGCTGGGCCTGAAACCGGACCTGACCTGCTGGGGCAAGATCATCGGCGGGGGGCTGCCCGTGGGCGCGTATGGCGGGCGGGGCGACGTGATGGATTTTGTTTCCCCACAGGGGCCGGTGTATCAGGCCGGGACCCTCAGCGGCAATCCACTGGCGATGGCGGCAGGGCTGGCCACCCTGCGGACGCTGGAGGCCGACTCGGGCATCTACGGGCGGCTGGAGAACTATACCTCGCAGTTGGCGGACGGTCTGAAGACTCTGGCGGCAGAGGCGGGCGTGGCAATCAGCGTCAACCAGATCGGCTCGATGCTCACGCCGTTCTTTCAGGATGCGCCGCACGGTTCGGTCCGCAATTACGGCCAGGCAGCCCGCAGCGACACGCAGGGATTTGGACGGTGGTTCCAGGGTCTGCTGTCGCGCGGCATCTACTGGGCACCCTCGCAGTTCGAGAGTATTTTTGTCAGCGCCTCACACACGGGGGCCGAACTGGATGCCACACTGGAGGCCGCTCGTGCTGCCTTCGCTGATCTGAACCAGACCAACCTCGCTGCCCCCGAAGGAGTTCTGCCTTGA
- a CDS encoding alpha/beta hydrolase, with protein MTVHQNARHENAQTRSSFSRAQTLRKASLLLTGLTLTLASCGSPIVDPPPIPQPQTRVQDTRTFTAVTPAFKAIAGAQLYQGTYDGLQGKAGYALEVPAKWNGQLIMYTHGYAGTGDKLNVQEPPLRAYWLSLGYAWGASSYSSNYYDVQSGVEDTNALALKFQALTGQAKPGKYLIMGVSMGGHVASASVEKETLDTAKNKVTYAAAMPVCGVLDEEYEFQWLGDYTLAAAQMAGYGAQKYPQSDFQKLLPDILSALFTDTSGANWQVNSAQGTKLRDLAKQLTGGERPVFNLGFSSAGLQGAVLSTGGSDGTLTGILEKNFYGNIGIDYRWTTGPTETVAEKAFNDAILRVKADPDANPARAGALRWLPRVSGEISVPVLTMHTTGDFYVPFKHEQLYNKAVAANGKSNLLVQRAIRAAGHCEFVGAELAEGFNDLVKWEAGGAKPAGDDVTTPAVLADPNYGCKYTRETRAGVAACTVATPLSN; from the coding sequence ATGACTGTACATCAGAACGCACGACACGAGAATGCCCAGACCCGTTCCAGCTTTTCCCGCGCCCAGACCCTGCGCAAGGCTTCCCTGCTGCTGACCGGGCTGACCCTGACCCTGGCGAGCTGCGGCAGCCCAATCGTTGATCCGCCACCCATACCACAGCCCCAGACCCGCGTGCAGGACACGCGCACCTTCACGGCGGTCACACCTGCCTTCAAGGCTATTGCTGGCGCGCAATTGTATCAGGGTACCTACGACGGCCTTCAGGGCAAAGCGGGCTACGCCCTAGAGGTTCCGGCCAAGTGGAACGGGCAACTGATCATGTACACCCACGGCTACGCGGGCACAGGCGACAAGCTGAACGTGCAGGAGCCGCCGCTGCGCGCCTACTGGCTGTCGCTGGGCTACGCCTGGGGTGCCAGCAGCTATTCCAGCAACTATTACGACGTGCAGTCCGGCGTGGAAGATACCAACGCCCTGGCCCTGAAATTCCAGGCACTGACCGGACAGGCCAAACCCGGCAAATACCTGATCATGGGCGTCAGCATGGGCGGGCATGTGGCGAGCGCGTCGGTGGAGAAAGAAACCCTGGACACCGCGAAGAACAAGGTGACTTACGCGGCGGCCATGCCGGTCTGCGGCGTGCTGGACGAGGAATACGAATTTCAGTGGTTGGGGGATTACACCCTGGCCGCCGCGCAGATGGCCGGGTACGGTGCGCAGAAGTACCCGCAGTCCGATTTCCAGAAACTGCTGCCCGATATCCTGTCGGCGCTGTTTACCGACACCAGCGGGGCCAACTGGCAGGTCAACAGCGCCCAGGGTACGAAACTGCGTGACCTGGCCAAGCAACTGACCGGCGGCGAGCGGCCCGTGTTCAACCTGGGCTTCAGCTCCGCAGGCTTGCAGGGCGCGGTGCTGTCCACCGGCGGCTCGGACGGCACCCTGACCGGCATTCTGGAAAAGAACTTCTACGGCAACATCGGCATCGATTACCGCTGGACCACCGGACCCACCGAAACGGTGGCCGAGAAAGCCTTCAACGACGCCATCCTGCGCGTGAAGGCAGACCCGGACGCCAACCCGGCCCGTGCGGGTGCGCTGCGCTGGCTGCCGCGCGTCAGTGGCGAGATCAGCGTGCCGGTGCTGACCATGCACACCACGGGCGACTTCTACGTGCCGTTCAAGCACGAGCAGCTTTACAACAAGGCGGTGGCGGCTAATGGCAAGTCGAATCTGCTAGTGCAGCGGGCCATCCGCGCGGCGGGTCACTGCGAATTCGTGGGCGCAGAACTGGCCGAAGGCTTCAACGATCTGGTGAAGTGGGAGGCGGGCGGCGCGAAACCTGCCGGCGACGATGTGACCACCCCCGCCGTGCTGGCCGATCCCAACTACGGCTGCAAGTACACCCGCGAAACCCGCGCGGGCGTGGCGGCCTGCACCGTGGCCACCCCCCTGAGCAACTGA
- a CDS encoding thiamine diphosphokinase codes for MIAWILVGGRLTLTPVLLKLPRPALVVAADGGARHAAGLGVAVDAWVGDFDSSDGVMVDAPREVHPAAKNETDAELAVRVALKHGATELVFLGAFGGRFDHAAALLLGGVRLAREGLTVTLSSGDEWAWPLLPASPLSLPLPPGVTLSVVACSDLRGLSLGGVRWPLHGADVPLGSGWTISNETNGEAVTATLQEGYALVTALWQQ; via the coding sequence GTGATCGCCTGGATTCTCGTCGGTGGACGGCTGACCCTCACGCCCGTGCTGCTGAAGCTGCCGCGCCCCGCCCTAGTGGTGGCGGCAGACGGCGGCGCACGCCACGCGGCAGGGCTGGGCGTGGCGGTAGACGCCTGGGTGGGCGATTTCGATTCCTCGGACGGCGTGATGGTGGACGCCCCGCGCGAGGTCCACCCGGCGGCCAAGAACGAGACGGACGCCGAGCTGGCTGTACGCGTGGCCCTGAAACACGGAGCCACCGAACTGGTTTTCCTGGGGGCCTTTGGCGGACGTTTTGACCACGCGGCGGCATTGCTGCTGGGCGGCGTCCGGCTGGCGCGGGAGGGACTGACAGTTACCCTCAGCAGCGGCGACGAGTGGGCCTGGCCGCTGCTGCCTGCCTCTCCCCTGTCATTGCCTCTGCCCCCCGGCGTGACCCTGAGCGTGGTGGCATGCAGTGATCTGCGCGGTCTGAGCCTGGGCGGCGTGCGCTGGCCCCTGCACGGCGCAGACGTACCGCTGGGCAGTGGCTGGACGATCAGCAACGAGACGAACGGTGAAGCGGTCACCGCCACGTTGCAGGAAGGTTACGCGCTGGTCACGGCACTCTGGCAGCAATAG
- a CDS encoding ABC transporter ATP-binding protein, which produces MPPPALTTHHLAKSFGSTRAVQDVSLTVQAGETLALLGPSGCGKSTVLRMVAGLERPDAGRVEVGGRDVTTLPPEARHIGLVFQDYALFPHLSVLDNVAYGPRMRGAARPEAHGRAQEALTLVNLPELAARKPAQLSGGQAQRVALARALATNSPLLLLDEPLSNLDERLRAELRNDLRELFARVGAGVLLVTHDQREALALAGQVAVMRAGQIVQTGAARAVFNQPATAWVAAFLGWANVLGRDGGQALLVPEDAVRLGEGDAFTLTARHATEAGETVTLAHPLGPLTLNLSVREVGMIEGQTLRLAVAETRVREVVDDRA; this is translated from the coding sequence GTGCCACCTCCCGCCCTCACCACCCACCACCTCGCCAAGTCCTTCGGCTCCACCCGCGCCGTTCAGGACGTGTCCCTGACCGTGCAAGCAGGCGAAACGCTGGCCCTCCTGGGCCCTAGCGGCTGCGGCAAAAGCACCGTGCTGCGGATGGTGGCGGGCCTGGAACGCCCGGACGCGGGGCGGGTGGAAGTCGGCGGGCGCGACGTGACCACCCTGCCACCTGAGGCGCGGCACATCGGTCTGGTGTTTCAGGATTACGCCCTGTTCCCGCATCTGAGCGTGCTGGACAACGTGGCGTATGGCCCCCGGATGCGCGGCGCGGCGCGGCCAGAGGCGCACGGGCGGGCGCAGGAAGCCTTAACGCTGGTCAACCTGCCGGAACTGGCGGCGCGCAAACCAGCCCAACTTTCCGGCGGGCAGGCCCAACGGGTGGCGCTGGCCCGCGCATTGGCCACCAATTCGCCGCTGCTGTTGCTGGACGAACCCTTGAGCAATCTGGACGAACGGTTGCGGGCCGAACTCAGGAACGATCTGCGCGAACTGTTTGCGCGTGTCGGCGCAGGCGTGCTGCTGGTCACGCACGATCAGCGCGAGGCTTTGGCGCTGGCCGGACAGGTGGCCGTGATGCGGGCCGGGCAGATTGTCCAGACCGGGGCGGCGCGCGCAGTGTTTAACCAGCCCGCAACCGCCTGGGTGGCCGCCTTTCTGGGCTGGGCGAATGTGCTGGGGCGCGATGGGGGTCAGGCGCTGCTGGTTCCCGAAGACGCCGTGCGACTGGGGGAGGGAGATGCCTTCACCCTGACCGCCCGCCACGCCACCGAAGCGGGCGAGACAGTCACGCTGGCGCATCCGCTGGGGCCGCTGACCCTGAACCTGAGCGTGCGGGAAGTGGGCATGATCGAAGGCCAGACCCTGCGGCTAGCTGTGGCTGAAACGCGGGTGCGGGAAGTGGTGGATGACCGGGCCTGA
- a CDS encoding iron ABC transporter permease produces the protein MIPSRLSGWLLALPALIFTVLLLAVPLGRTLAEGGVNLGVWRDPYFLGRLGWTLAQAGGTALLALLIGAPLAYLLSRADIPGKGLFLRLLLLPFVTPTLVAVLGLSALLGPRGWITTLTGIDVSDTPALIILGNLFFNLPVMIRLSYGGFSRVPPHLIGAARTLGASGWRAALGVALPLALPGLAAGMVLVFLYSALSFGLPLALGGEQYATLEVEIYTLTALQLRLSEASALIAGQLLLTLVATWAYTGLTRGGAGVPSSGLPPARGGVLAGILGLGAVTLLICFAPLLAVVARGLLGSGGPTLLYWQGIFADPDTPLLLGNTLRFGAMALVGATLLGSLYALGAWLARSRVLDLISLLPLMVSPVSLAVGYLLAYPALAATLPMLIAAYTLLALPLVVRSVLPALRALPPRLFEAARTLGAGPLAAQRTVTLPLTLPALRGGAALALATVLGEFGATLVLTRPEWATLSVGLYERLGRPGERNLGEACALATVLLLLSATAFTVLDGGEGEVT, from the coding sequence ATGATCCCCTCCCGCCTATCCGGCTGGCTGCTGGCGCTGCCCGCGCTGATTTTTACGGTGCTGCTGCTGGCCGTGCCGCTGGGGCGCACGCTGGCGGAGGGCGGCGTGAATCTGGGCGTGTGGCGCGATCCGTACTTTTTGGGCCGCCTGGGCTGGACGCTTGCGCAGGCCGGGGGAACAGCATTGCTGGCCCTGCTGATCGGTGCGCCGCTGGCCTATCTGCTGTCCAGGGCCGACATTCCGGGCAAGGGGCTGTTTCTGCGGCTTTTGCTGCTTCCCTTCGTGACGCCTACGCTGGTGGCGGTGCTGGGCCTCTCGGCGCTGCTGGGGCCGCGCGGCTGGATCACCACATTGACGGGGATAGACGTCAGCGACACGCCCGCACTGATTATTCTGGGCAACCTATTTTTTAATCTGCCCGTGATGATCCGGCTGTCTTACGGCGGCTTCTCGCGCGTGCCACCGCATCTGATCGGCGCGGCGCGGACGCTGGGCGCGAGTGGCTGGCGGGCGGCGCTGGGCGTGGCGTTGCCACTGGCCTTGCCGGGATTGGCGGCAGGCATGGTGCTGGTGTTCCTGTACTCGGCCCTCAGCTTCGGGCTGCCGCTGGCGCTGGGCGGCGAACAATACGCGACGCTGGAGGTGGAGATCTACACCCTGACCGCCCTGCAACTGCGTCTGTCGGAGGCCAGCGCCCTGATCGCTGGGCAACTGCTGCTGACGCTGGTGGCGACGTGGGCCTACACAGGTTTAACGCGTGGCGGGGCGGGCGTGCCGTCCTCCGGTCTGCCCCCGGCGCGGGGCGGCGTGCTAGCCGGGATTCTGGGGCTGGGCGCGGTCACACTGCTGATCTGCTTCGCGCCGTTGCTGGCCGTGGTGGCGCGTGGGCTGCTGGGTTCGGGCGGGCCAACACTACTGTACTGGCAGGGCATTTTCGCGGACCCGGATACGCCGCTGCTGCTGGGCAACACCCTGCGCTTCGGGGCAATGGCCTTGGTGGGGGCAACACTGTTGGGCAGCCTGTACGCGCTGGGCGCGTGGCTGGCGCGTTCGCGGGTGCTGGACCTGATCTCGCTGTTGCCGCTGATGGTCTCGCCCGTGTCGCTGGCCGTAGGCTACCTGCTGGCCTATCCGGCGTTGGCGGCCACGCTGCCCATGCTGATCGCGGCGTATACGCTGCTGGCGCTGCCGCTGGTGGTGCGCTCGGTACTGCCCGCGCTGCGTGCCCTGCCGCCCCGTCTATTCGAGGCCGCCCGCACCCTGGGTGCTGGCCCACTGGCGGCTCAGCGCACGGTCACGCTGCCGCTGACGCTGCCTGCGCTACGCGGCGGCGCGGCACTGGCCCTCGCCACCGTGCTGGGCGAGTTCGGCGCAACATTGGTGCTGACCCGCCCAGAATGGGCCACCCTCAGCGTGGGGCTGTACGAGCGTCTAGGCCGCCCCGGCGAACGCAATCTGGGCGAGGCGTGCGCGCTGGCAACGGTGTTGCTGCTGCTGTCTGCAACGGCATTTACAGTGCTGGACGGGGGTGAAGGGGAAGTGACCTGA